A single window of Rhodamnia argentea isolate NSW1041297 chromosome 5, ASM2092103v1, whole genome shotgun sequence DNA harbors:
- the LOC115726711 gene encoding uncharacterized protein LOC115726711 isoform X1: protein MSFQPKDFWMPRDGRAVTNGEINYDNSSKIEPKRSHQWFMDASGSEPFSNKRQAIEAATSRPLSGISSLNVSPWDNNPAFNAIPEQSTDRLFGSEPMQSVNLVDRNISPFNAGDISMVRKSFERQYGNESSVSLSMSHGTEDPSAFLNFGGIRKVKVNQVTEPDNSISVTMGTSYRSGNGSAITTDTGYRKGHNSTISLGSGYQHRNENNISVAPGYNKGEESFMPMSHTFTKEDGNFISMGHNYERRGENILSMGQPFARTDGNFIAMGPSYTKGEGDGLSMGSSHNKEHVNFIPVGQNFGKVSDSFISMASSYNRTDGDMTPISRPFDKADPNVVAVGHTSTYEKGDSGILSMGQNYKGESNTISFGGFADEHGTHTSVGIIGNYELVMDNESLPQASVDPGQKDVGSGADPIVNSSSALKANSKAENIPKNKEPKTAKKVPPNNFPSNVKSLLSTGMLDGVPVKYVSWSREKNLRGIVKGTGYLCGCENCNHSKSLNAYEFERHAGCKTKHPNNHIYFDNGKTIYAVVQELKNTPQERLFDTIQNVTGSPINQKNFRIWKASYQAATRELQRIYGKDEVTIPS from the exons ATG TCTTTCCAACCTAAGGACTTTTGGATGCCGAGAGATGGAAGAGCTGTCACTAATGGGGAGATCAACTATGACAATTCTTCCAAAATAGAACCTAAACGTAGTCATCAATGGTTTATGGATGCATCCGGGTCAGAACCATTCAGCAACAAAAGACAAGCGATAGAAGCTGCGACGAGCAGGCCACTATCTGGAATCTCATCCCTGAACGTTTCTCCTTGGGACAATAATCCTGCTTTTAATGCTATTCCAGAGCAATCCACTGATCGGCTCTTTGGTTCTGAGCCCATGCAGTCTGTTAACTTAGTTGATAGGAATATTTCTCCCTTCAATGCTGGTGATATAAGTATGGTAAGAAAGAGCTTCGAACGTCAATACGGAAATGAGTCGTCAGTAAGTTTGTCTATGTCTCATGGCACTGAAGATCCCTCAGCATTTCTGAATTTTGGAGGAATCAGAAAAGTCAAAGTTAATCAAGTTACGGAACCTGACAACAGCATTTCGGTGACAATGGGTACTTCCTACAGAAGTGGCAATGGCAGCGCAATTACTACTGATACTGGTTATCGCAAGGGCCACAATAGCACCATATCTTTAGGCTCGGGTTATCAGCATAGGAACGAGAATAATATCTCGGTGGCACCTGGCTACAACAAAGGGGAAGAAAGTTTCATGCCAATGAGTCACACTTTCACTAAGGAAGATGGAAACTTCATATCAATGGGTCACAATTATGAGAGACGGGGTGAGAATATTTTATCCATGGGTCAGCCCTTTGCCAGAACAGATGGGAATTTCATCGCAATGGGTCCATCATATACGAAGGGAGAAGGGGATGGTCTATCCATGGGTTCCTCCCACAACAAAGAGCATGTAAATTTTATTCCCGTGGGCCAGAATTTTGGTAAAGTAAGCGATAGTTTTATCTCAATGGCTTCCTCCTATAACAGAACTGATGGCGATATGACACCAATTAGTCGCCCCTTTGACAAGGCTGATCCGAATGTTGTTGCGGTGGGTCACACTTCAACCTATGAGAAAGGAGATTCTGGCATTCTATCCATGGGTCAGAACTACAAGGGTGAGAGCAATACCATTTCTTTTGGAGGATTTGCAGATGAACATGGGACACATACCTCAGTTGGGATCATTGGCAACTACGAATTAGTAATGGACAACGAGTCTTTGCCTCAGGCTTCAGTAGATCCAGGCCAGAAGGATGTTGGTTCTGGTGCCGATCCAATTGTAAATAGCTCTTCTGCATTGAAAGCGAATTCTAAAGCTGAGAACATCCCCAAAAATAAAGAGCCAAAGACGGCTAAGAAGGTGCCTCCAAACAATTTCCCATCAAATGTCAAAAGTCTGTTATCTACTGGCATGCTTGATGGAGTACCTGTCAAATACGTTTCCTGGTCGCGTGAA AAAAATCTCCGTGGGATAGTAAAAGGGACTGGCTATCTTTGTGGATGCGAAAATTGCAACCACTCAAAG TCTCTCAATGCCTATGAGTTCGAGCGTCATGCTGGTTGCAAGACTAAGCATCCCAATAATCATATTTACTTCGACAATGGTAAGACCATTTACGCAGTTGTTCAGGAGCTGAAGAACACTCCGCAGGAAAGGCTCTTCGATACAATTCAGAATGTCACGGGGTCTCCCATTAATCAAAAGAACTTCCGTATCTGGAAAG CATCATATCAAGCTGCCACCCGTGAACTTCAACGAATATATGGAAAGGACGAAGTTACGATTCCTTCTTGA
- the LOC115726714 gene encoding WAT1-related protein At2g39510: MSEDRESVVRAMNRVKPYLAVVLLQFGFAGMAIVAKLSLNRGMSQHVFVVYRHVLATVAIAPFAILFERKTRPKMTRSIFLKILLLGLLEPVMDQNLYYTGMKYTTASFTAAMSNMLPAFAFLMAWFLRLERLSIRSKHSQAKIVGTLVTIGGAMLMTLVKGPVLDLPWTKSASTHVDSNGVVQKPIKGAVMITAGCFCWASFVILQAITLKSYPAELTLTALICIAGSFQGAVFAFAMERSNLAAWSLNFDVRLLAVVYSGIICSGAGFYIQGVVMQIKGPVFVTAFNPLHMVLVAILGSFILHEILYLGRVIGALVIVLGLYLVLWGKSKDEPPTGGSEKQETSNLQLANTSLGDESAETASSPYVVAVTKVRPTDEAV; encoded by the exons ATGAGTGAGGATAGGGAAAGTGTGGTTCGGGCCATGAACCGGGTCAAGCCATACTTGGCGGTGGTGCTCCTGCAGTTCGGGTTCGCGGGGATGGCGATAGTTGCCAAGTTATCCTTGAACCGAGGGATGAGCCAGCACGTGTTCGTCGTCTATCGCCACGTGCTCGCCACCGTGGCCATTGCTCCATTCGCCATCCTCTTTgagag GAAGACAAGGCCAAAAATGACGAGGTCCATCTTTCTGAAGATCTTGTTGCTAGGCTTACTAGA GCCGGTGATGGATCAGAATCTGTATTACACGGGAATGAAGTACACAACTGCGTCTTTCACGGCCGCCATGTCCAATATGCTTCCTGCTTTCGCGTTCCTCATGGCCTGGTTTCTCAG GCTCGAGAGATTGAGCATAAGAAGCAAGCACAGCCAAGCCAAGATAGTGGGAACCCTGGTCACCATAGGAGGAGCGATGCTCATGACTCTAGTGAAAGGTCCTGTTCTTGATCTTCCATGGACAAAATCAGCGTCAACACACGTTGATTCCAATGGTGTTGTGCAAAAACCAATCAAGGGTGCTGTTATGATCACCGCAGGTTGCTTCTGTTGGGCTTCTTTCGTCATTCTCCAA GCGATCACGCTGAAATCATACCCAGCAGAGCTCACATTGACGGCTCTGATATGTATAGCGGGGTCGTTCCAAGGAGCGGTTTTTGCTTTTGCGATGGAAAGAAGCAACTTGGCTGCTTGGTCTCTCAATTTTGACGTCAGGCTCTTGGCAGTTGTCTACAGC GGGATCATATGTTCTGGGGCGGGTTTCTACATTCAAGGGGTGGTGATGCAGATAAAGGGGCCAGTTTTTGTGACTGCCTTCAATCCTCTGCACATGGTCCTGGTTGCAATCCTGGGATCCTTCATTTTACATGAGATCTTATACCTTGGAAG GGTTATTGGAGCACTTGTGATTGTTCTTGGCCTGTATCTTGTCCTGTGGGGCAAGAGCAAAGATGAGCCTCCAACAGGAGGCAGTGAAAAGCAAGAAACATCTAATCTACAACTAGCCAACACAAGTCTTGGAGATGAGAGTGCAGAGACTGCTTCTTCCCCGTATGTTGTGGCCGTCACCAAAGTGAGGCCAACCGACGAAGCCGTTTGA
- the LOC115726711 gene encoding uncharacterized protein LOC115726711 isoform X2, whose product MSFQPKDFWMPRDGRAVTNGEINYDNSSKIEPKRSHQWFMDASGSEPFSNKRQAIEAATSRPLSGISSLNVSPWDNNPAFNAIPEQSTDRLFGSEPMQSVNLVDRNISPFNAGDISMVRKSFERQYGNESSVSLSMSHGTEDPSAFLNFGGIRKVKVNQVTEPDNSISVTMGTSYRSGNGSAITTDTGYRKGHNSTISLGSGYQHRNENNISVAPGYNKGEESFMPMSHTFTKEDGNFISMGHNYERRGENILSMGQPFARTDGNFIAMGPSYTKGEGDGLSMGSSHNKEHVNFIPVGQNFGKVSDSFISMASSYNRTDGDMTPISRPFDKADPNVVAVGHTSTYEKGDSGILSMGQNYKGESNTISFGGFADEHGTHTSVGIIGNYELVMDNESLPQASVDPGQKDVGSGADPIVNSSSALKANSKAENIPKNKEPKTAKKVPPNNFPSNVKSLLSTGMLDGVPVKYVSWSREVKKSPWDSKRDWLSLWMRKLQPLKVSQCL is encoded by the exons ATG TCTTTCCAACCTAAGGACTTTTGGATGCCGAGAGATGGAAGAGCTGTCACTAATGGGGAGATCAACTATGACAATTCTTCCAAAATAGAACCTAAACGTAGTCATCAATGGTTTATGGATGCATCCGGGTCAGAACCATTCAGCAACAAAAGACAAGCGATAGAAGCTGCGACGAGCAGGCCACTATCTGGAATCTCATCCCTGAACGTTTCTCCTTGGGACAATAATCCTGCTTTTAATGCTATTCCAGAGCAATCCACTGATCGGCTCTTTGGTTCTGAGCCCATGCAGTCTGTTAACTTAGTTGATAGGAATATTTCTCCCTTCAATGCTGGTGATATAAGTATGGTAAGAAAGAGCTTCGAACGTCAATACGGAAATGAGTCGTCAGTAAGTTTGTCTATGTCTCATGGCACTGAAGATCCCTCAGCATTTCTGAATTTTGGAGGAATCAGAAAAGTCAAAGTTAATCAAGTTACGGAACCTGACAACAGCATTTCGGTGACAATGGGTACTTCCTACAGAAGTGGCAATGGCAGCGCAATTACTACTGATACTGGTTATCGCAAGGGCCACAATAGCACCATATCTTTAGGCTCGGGTTATCAGCATAGGAACGAGAATAATATCTCGGTGGCACCTGGCTACAACAAAGGGGAAGAAAGTTTCATGCCAATGAGTCACACTTTCACTAAGGAAGATGGAAACTTCATATCAATGGGTCACAATTATGAGAGACGGGGTGAGAATATTTTATCCATGGGTCAGCCCTTTGCCAGAACAGATGGGAATTTCATCGCAATGGGTCCATCATATACGAAGGGAGAAGGGGATGGTCTATCCATGGGTTCCTCCCACAACAAAGAGCATGTAAATTTTATTCCCGTGGGCCAGAATTTTGGTAAAGTAAGCGATAGTTTTATCTCAATGGCTTCCTCCTATAACAGAACTGATGGCGATATGACACCAATTAGTCGCCCCTTTGACAAGGCTGATCCGAATGTTGTTGCGGTGGGTCACACTTCAACCTATGAGAAAGGAGATTCTGGCATTCTATCCATGGGTCAGAACTACAAGGGTGAGAGCAATACCATTTCTTTTGGAGGATTTGCAGATGAACATGGGACACATACCTCAGTTGGGATCATTGGCAACTACGAATTAGTAATGGACAACGAGTCTTTGCCTCAGGCTTCAGTAGATCCAGGCCAGAAGGATGTTGGTTCTGGTGCCGATCCAATTGTAAATAGCTCTTCTGCATTGAAAGCGAATTCTAAAGCTGAGAACATCCCCAAAAATAAAGAGCCAAAGACGGCTAAGAAGGTGCCTCCAAACAATTTCCCATCAAATGTCAAAAGTCTGTTATCTACTGGCATGCTTGATGGAGTACCTGTCAAATACGTTTCCTGGTCGCGTGAAGTAA AAAAATCTCCGTGGGATAGTAAAAGGGACTGGCTATCTTTGTGGATGCGAAAATTGCAACCACTCAAAG TCTCTCAATGCCTATGA